Proteins encoded by one window of Aphis gossypii isolate Hap1 chromosome X, ASM2018417v2, whole genome shotgun sequence:
- the LOC114126088 gene encoding early endosome antigen 1-like — MVIMDQKSNEHILLTIQDIDKTILKITESIQVLRNAENILSLKENKTPDEVTTLQDLKKTIGLKLKELDKQFDLSNQLKMTVVDQTYKLMNINYGGAVDQLNPGCQDLIPTSTQNPNCELVGEIINFNHDALMETLPHNIMTSFKDTVCQSCCSIQECGSNCDSSCSSVSSNATNINTLETQCSDSFNNSQEICQLKEHLQNIVNENQELLFKYKSITERNDVLEKALNRPDVFKKIDGCIRFPGRKEMEEKISEFKTEILRLNSEIKEVHITQLKLKSVKEILDQFNATNCQSGSSSSNDNINTSIKVQKQEIRQIELQIKEKTNELNNIVFYYEDIIQTIYNITDTRNKLADGLVELSKKIEESDLDGFKDLINGLNKNNEDIETMELIIKERSNEINDCNEKLRRVQLETQDITQKTQKLEDAMKNLSNDFNESYNKLELVYKEQLEEMLALPKVLKETHIKLQEETDLRVLAEETMHKLERDIKQVESLNDANKNDDKTMNQAIKDEQLKIEAEIKVIESKLKSLEENIEIAAKCLDKETQELNAVNLQIQDATAESTKHINAFKQFSEIHLKRIVDDLHRLKEIYVESQSRECSKFLVKKSFMDLLKDNITSIYKNVEICKIEIRILLEQLNEP, encoded by the exons aaagaaaataaaactcCGGACGAGGTAACGACACTTCAggacttaaaaaaaacaattggtcTAAAACTGAAAGAATTAGACAAACAATTTGATCTTTCCAATCAATTGAAAATGACTGTGGTGGATCAGACTTACAAAttgatgaatataaattatggtgGCGCCGTAGATCAACTGAATCCGGGATGTCAAGACCTAATACCAACTTCCACTCAAAAT ccaAACTGTGAATTGGTAGGagagataattaattttaaccacgACGCTTTGATGGAAACACtacctcataatattatg ACAAGCTTTAAGGATACCGTTTGTCAAAGTTGTTGTTCAATTCAAGAATGTGGTTCTAATTGTGATTCTAGCTGTTCTAGTGTTTCTTCTAATGCcacaaatat aaatacgcTAGAGACTCAATGTTCAGATAGTTTTAACAACTCACAAGAAATTTGTCAACTAAAAGAACATCTTCAAAATATCGTCAATGAAAACCAAGAActtctttttaaatacaaatctata acCGAACGTAACGATGTATTGGAAAAAGCTTTGAACCGTCCT gacgtatttaaaaaaatagatggaTGTATAAGATTTCCTGGAAGGAAAGAGATG gaggaaaaaatttcagaatttaaaactgaaatattaCGATTGAATTCCGAGATTAAAGAAGTACACATtactcaattaaaattaaaatcagtcAAAGAAATACTTGACCAATTTAATGCCACTAACTGTCaa TCAGGAAGTTCTTCATctaatgacaatattaatacaagtATTAAAGTCCAAAAACAAGAAATACGACAAATTGAATTACAGATAAA agaaaaGACTAatgagttaaataatattgtattttattatgaagatATCATCCAgacgatttataatattactgataCGCGTAATAAATTAGCTGATGGTCTAGTAGAATTATCGAAGAAGATAGAA gagTCCGATTTGGATGGTTTTAAAGATTTGATAAAtggtttaaacaaaaacaacgaAGATATCGAGACAATGGAATTGATCATCAAAGAGCGTagtaatgaaattaatgattGCAATGAAAAG TTAAGACGAGTACAACTTGAAACTCAAGATATTACTCAAAAAACACAAAAGTTAGAAGAtgcaatgaaaaatttatcaaatgatTTCAATGaatcgtataataaattagaa TTAGTGTATAAAGAACAGTTAGAGGAAATGCTGGCACTGCCGAAAGTTTTGAAAGAAACACACATTAAGCTACAAGAAGAGACTGACCTTAGAGTATTGGCAGAAGAAACAATGCATAAGCTTGAACGCGATATCAAAcag gtgGAAAGTTTGAATGATGCAAATAAAAACGATGATAAGACAATGAATCAAGCAATTAAAGacgaacaattaaaaatcgaagccgaaattaaagttattga atctaaattaaaatctctTGAAGAAAACATCGAGATAGCTGCAAAATGCTTAGATAAAGAAACTCAGGAATTAAATGCAGTAAATCTTCAAATTCAGGATGCTACTGCAGAAAGTACAAAACACATAAACGcattcaaacaattttctgaaatacatttaaaaagaatagttGACGACTTACATAGATTGAAAGAAATTTATGTAGAATCACAAAGCAGAGAGTGTTCAAAATTTCTCGTTAAAAAATCG TTTATGGATCTTCTTAAAGACAATATAACATCGATTTATAAGAACGTGGAGAtatgtaaaatagaaattcGTATTCTTTTGGAACAGTTAAATGAACCATAA
- the LOC114126084 gene encoding annulin — MTDCFGLCRLFERQHSTGKMGNDASTPNGNFVVIPTGNNMFRRSTNKPNIPPLNLEWIDYCYQKNGQKHRTDKYYCMHGNNPTLVVRRGLPVCFYLKFDREYDKANDSVSFMFKLAEMGGDSSFGNDTMAAVPLKANPSNGNGHWSAYVMSSDSVDTDILSVRITPPNNCIVGQWIFDVDTRSGEEAAMFSAQGNPIYILFNPWCPTDEVYIKDDALRDEYVLSEEGLMWRGSHSRQKEVMWKYGQFQKNMLESSFLLLLKIRRLALIHCSDPVKVSRNLSAAVNAPDELGVVQGNWTEDFSGGTAPINWLGSEDILNQFIKTKKPVKYGQCWVYAGVLTTVCRAIGIPCRPVTAYCAAHDTQNSLTIDYLVDDEGKIIEELQTDSIWNYHVWNEVWMARPDLNVLDRSWQVIDATPQELSEGQFKCGPASVTAVRNGDIRAPYDTAFVYSEVNADKVYWRYYGISQPMKLLRKDTEAIGKLICTKAVGKWEQENITNNYKYPEKSTEERITMHKALKQNNSIFSRYYLNEDFNEIKFDFELVDDIIVGENFRVAVRITNKGHKDYTVKVILRVDTVDYTGKNGSLITKIEQEKVVLHDPGSNVEFVQTALTYFDYGKDVKSQNVFNISCLASVVDTDYEYFGQDDFRVRKPDIVFEMLDKPAISSEVRTLVKFRNPLPLSLKDGKFLIAGSSLPKTLEFKIGKVGAKKTTSVAFKFTPQSTGKQVISAKFTSKQLQDVDGYLQFMV; from the exons TGTTTCGCCGATCGACAAACAAGCCTAATATTCCTCCACTTAATCTAGAATGGATTGATTACTGCTACCAAAAGAATGGACAAAAACACAGGACCgataagtattattgtatGCATGGAAATAATCCAACTTTAGTGGTACGCAGAGGACTACCAGTTTGTTTTTACTTGAAATTCGACAGAGAGTATGACAAGGCTAATGACAGTGTGTCATTTATGTTCAAATTGGCTG AAATGGGAGGAGATTCGAGCTTTGGAAATGATACTATGGCTGCTGTGCCTTTAAAGGCTAATCCAAGTAACGGCAATGGCCACTGGTCAGCGTATGTGATGTCTTCTGATAGCGTGGACACAGATATACTCAGCGTTagg ATTACTCCTCCGAATAACTGTATTGTGGGACAATGGATATTTGACGTAGACACCCGATCAGGAGAAGAAGCGGCTATGTTCTCAGCACAAGGAAATCCGATTTACATACTGTTTAATCCATGGTGTCCAA CGGATGAAGTTTACATAAAGGATGATGCACTGCGTGACGAGTACGTGTTGAGTGAGGAAGGTCTCATGTGGCGTGGAAGTCACAGTAGGCAGAAAGAAGTGATGTGGAAATATGGCCAATTTCAAAAGAACATGTTAGAAAGcagttttttgttattattaaaaatccgAAGATTAGCACTCATACACTGCAGTGACCCAGTAAAAGTATCACGAAACCTATCAGCCGCG gtTAACGCCCCTGATGAGTTAGGAGTTGTTCAAGGCAATTGGACTGAAGATTTTTCCGGCGGCACCGCACCCATTAATTGGCTAGGAAGcgaagatattttaaatcaattcattaaaacgaaaaaaccTGTTAAATACGGACAGTGTTGGGTGTACGCTGGAGTATTAACTACAG TGTGCAGAGCTATCGGAATACCTTGCCGTCCAGTGACCGCATATTGCGCTGCTCATGATACACAAAATAGTTTGACGATCGATTACTTGGTCGATGACGaaggaaaaataatagaaGAATTACAAACTGACTCAATTTG GAACTATCATGTGTGGAACGAGGTTTGGATGGCTAGGCCCGATCTGAACGTCTTGGATCGAAGCTGGCAAGTGATCGATGCTACACCGCAGGAGCTGAGCGAAGGTCAGTTCAAATGTGGTCCAGCCAGCGTTACAGCTGTCAGAAATGGTGACATAAGAGCACCGTATGACACAGCTTTCGTGTACTCCGAAGTAAACGCCGACAAAGTGTATTGGAGATACTATGGTATATCTCAGCCAATGAAGTTGTTAAGAAAGGACACGGAAGC AATTGGCAAATTAATCTGTACGAAAGCGGTTGGAAAATGGGAACAGGAAAACATTACAAACAACTACAAATACCCTGAaa aatcAACCGAAGAAAGGATCACTATGCATAAAGCATTAaagcaaaataatagtatatttagccgttattatttgaatgaagattttaatgaaattaaatttgatttcgaGTTGGTCGATGATATTATTGTGGGAGAAAACTTCAG gGTTGCGGTGAGAATCACGAACAAAGGTCATAAAGATTACACAGTAAAAGTGATATTGCGAGTCGACACGGTTGACTATACCGGTAAAAATGGATCTCTCATCACCAAAATCGAACAAGAAAAAGTAGTGCTTCACGATCCAG GGTCGAACGTCGAATTTGTTCAAACTGCATTGACGTATTTTGATTACGGAAAAGACGTAAAAAgccaaaatgttttcaatatatCATGTCTGGCAAGCGTGGTAGACACGGACTATGAATATTTCGGGCAAGATGACTTTCGAGTCAGAAAACCAGACATTGTGTTCGAA ATGCTCGATAAACCTGCTATATCAAGTGAAGTACGGACTCTTGTGAAATTCAGAAATCCATTACCCTTGTCATTAAAAGATGGAAAATTCCTCATTGCTGGTTCATCGTTGCCTAAAACCTTGGAGTTCAAAATTGG TAAAGTTGGTGCAAAAAAAACGACCAGTGTGGCGTTCAAATTCACTCCACAATCTACTGGAAAACAAGTAATTTCTGCGAAATTTACATCCAAGCAATTGCAAGACGTCGATGGTTATTTGCAATTTATGGTGTAA